One genomic window of Caballeronia sp. SBC1 includes the following:
- a CDS encoding CHASE2 domain-containing protein, with protein sequence MPWRFPLHNRRWLAPSIGKRFFLEWTLIGVVGIAAVLFGVASPLTERASFLFYDQLLLHLASRPSSDIVIVAIDDESIAELGRWPWPRETHAALLTQLAKAKPASVAYDVLFTEPSPGDAAFAEAMKHVPTYLPLLVDRLPVNQNEPAVVEPVPVLRAAAAGVGHIDLEVNHDGIVRSVSLFEGSGKDWWPSITVPVYQALRGPDAALPGIERAAADTAFVASAATAAAGAGDLKRAHRMMIPFSRTSLDYPRVSFAAAMHGAVPPEFFAGKIVLVGATAAGLRDRFATPISGEVGELPGVDIYATILDALLDGRAIEPIGDKAAGWASLVPVGILLAGLLVMSPFQSLMLTIALGCASMIASACLLYLRSRWLSPVPALGGLALIYLLWSWRRLEVAMSYLGQELRLLAAEPNLLPGPQPKPQGTAGDVLERLIALTRQAVQRQRNMRQFIWDSLNSLPEPIMVCDRNGRILMVNDPARLHFGPVEFADLSIMQLFGEFHFVRLVDEDRSGALPSGMQWPAMLDPRLERHTVVMMHGIEVRDRHGRDHMLRYAPCTTSTGESLGWIASWVDITALHASERQRDDMLHLLSHDMRSPQASILALLDTERPHIDSKPAMDLMERVERYARRSLALADDFVQLARAESQHYSLELLNLHELAIDASDEIWPLANAKNIEVRCESEGEVFWVLADRSLMTRALINLLSNAVKYSPPGTRVDCIVTEMPSAIMCVVRDAGYGIALEQQAHLFERFRRFHLDGQPPSDGTGLGMAFVKTVISRHAGEIAIQSAPDQGTTVTITLRSQTIETREASGEEPATQKQ encoded by the coding sequence ATGCCATGGCGCTTCCCTCTCCACAACCGGCGCTGGCTCGCGCCGTCGATCGGCAAACGATTTTTCCTGGAATGGACGCTGATCGGCGTGGTGGGGATTGCCGCCGTGCTCTTTGGCGTGGCGAGCCCGTTGACGGAGCGGGCCAGTTTCCTCTTCTACGATCAGTTGTTGTTGCACCTGGCAAGCCGTCCGTCGAGCGACATTGTGATTGTCGCGATCGATGACGAGAGCATCGCCGAACTCGGGCGCTGGCCGTGGCCGCGCGAGACCCACGCGGCATTGCTCACGCAACTGGCGAAGGCGAAACCGGCGAGCGTCGCGTACGACGTGCTGTTCACCGAACCCTCTCCGGGCGACGCCGCTTTCGCCGAGGCCATGAAACATGTGCCGACCTATCTGCCGTTGCTCGTCGACCGGTTGCCCGTCAACCAGAACGAGCCCGCCGTGGTCGAACCCGTTCCGGTGCTGCGCGCGGCGGCGGCGGGCGTGGGCCATATCGACCTGGAAGTGAATCACGACGGTATTGTGCGCAGCGTCTCGCTGTTCGAAGGCAGCGGCAAGGATTGGTGGCCGAGCATCACCGTGCCGGTGTATCAGGCGTTGCGCGGGCCGGATGCAGCATTGCCAGGCATCGAAAGAGCGGCTGCGGACACGGCGTTCGTGGCGTCCGCTGCCACCGCAGCGGCGGGCGCGGGCGATCTGAAGCGCGCGCACCGGATGATGATTCCGTTTTCGCGCACGTCGCTGGATTATCCGCGGGTGTCGTTCGCGGCCGCGATGCACGGAGCGGTTCCCCCTGAATTTTTCGCGGGCAAGATCGTGCTGGTGGGCGCAACGGCGGCCGGCCTGCGCGACCGCTTTGCCACGCCGATCTCGGGCGAAGTGGGCGAGCTGCCCGGTGTCGATATCTACGCGACGATCCTCGACGCATTGCTCGACGGTCGCGCCATTGAACCGATAGGCGACAAGGCGGCCGGCTGGGCGAGCCTCGTGCCGGTCGGCATCCTGCTCGCGGGGCTGCTGGTGATGTCGCCGTTCCAGTCGCTCATGCTCACGATCGCGCTGGGCTGCGCCAGCATGATTGCGAGCGCGTGCCTTTTGTATTTGCGCTCGCGCTGGCTCTCGCCGGTGCCGGCGCTCGGCGGCCTGGCGCTGATCTATTTGCTGTGGAGCTGGCGGCGTCTCGAGGTCGCGATGTCGTATCTCGGGCAGGAACTGCGTCTGCTGGCCGCCGAGCCGAATCTGCTGCCCGGTCCCCAACCGAAGCCGCAGGGCACAGCGGGCGATGTGCTTGAACGGCTGATCGCACTCACGCGTCAGGCTGTGCAGCGCCAGCGCAATATGCGCCAGTTTATCTGGGACAGCCTGAACAGCTTGCCCGAGCCGATCATGGTCTGCGATCGCAATGGCCGAATCCTGATGGTCAATGATCCCGCACGGCTGCATTTCGGTCCCGTGGAGTTCGCAGACCTATCGATCATGCAGCTCTTCGGCGAGTTCCATTTCGTGCGTCTCGTCGACGAGGACCGCAGCGGTGCACTACCGAGCGGCATGCAATGGCCGGCGATGCTCGACCCGCGTCTTGAGCGTCACACTGTCGTGATGATGCACGGCATTGAAGTGCGCGATCGCCATGGCCGCGATCACATGCTGCGGTATGCGCCCTGCACGACCAGCACGGGCGAATCGCTCGGGTGGATTGCGAGCTGGGTCGATATCACCGCGCTGCACGCTTCCGAGCGCCAGCGCGACGACATGCTGCATCTGCTGTCGCACGACATGCGCTCACCGCAGGCGTCGATTCTCGCGTTGCTCGACACCGAGCGGCCGCACATCGACTCTAAGCCGGCGATGGATCTGATGGAGCGAGTGGAACGCTACGCGCGCCGCTCGCTTGCTCTTGCCGATGACTTTGTGCAACTCGCCCGCGCCGAGTCGCAGCACTACAGCCTCGAGCTGCTGAACCTGCATGAACTCGCGATCGACGCCAGCGACGAAATCTGGCCGCTCGCAAACGCGAAGAACATTGAGGTGCGTTGCGAGAGCGAAGGCGAGGTCTTCTGGGTGTTGGCGGACCGGTCGCTGATGACGCGCGCGCTCATCAACCTGCTCAGCAACGCGGTGAAATACAGCCCGCCTGGCACGCGTGTCGACTGTATCGTCACGGAGATGCCAAGCGCGATCATGTGTGTGGTGCGGGACGCGGGTTACGGTATCGCGCTTGAGCAGCAGGCGCATTTGTTCGAACGCTTCCGGCGCTTTCATCTCGATGGCCAGCCGCCAAGCGATGGAACCGGGCTGGGGATGGCGTTCGTCAAGACGGTGATCAGCCGCCACGCCGGCGAGATTGCGATTCAAAGCGCGCCGGACCAGGGGACCACAGTGACGATCACCTTGCGTTCACAGACAATCGAGACGCGCGAAGCAAGCGGCGAAGAACCCGCTACGCAGAAGCAATGA
- a CDS encoding DUF4136 domain-containing protein translates to MASAIFLLALLGGCASESPVRISAYSAHGGEFATEGVKTYTLQSSSVEPQGDAASNTATALWLNDALVAKGLRQAPPNSADYLVKWAYATRPQAVRLRAECTGAPESVCDDVAPQKEWFGRKHYVHALTIQFVERSSGVLSYQVNATHADRDPAGGAALHALMSCAFADFPMHNAERREVAHCD, encoded by the coding sequence ATGGCTAGCGCCATTTTCCTTCTCGCGCTTTTGGGCGGGTGCGCCAGCGAATCGCCCGTGAGGATCAGCGCCTACAGTGCACATGGCGGAGAATTTGCAACGGAGGGTGTCAAGACCTATACGTTGCAATCGTCGAGTGTCGAGCCTCAGGGCGACGCCGCATCCAACACCGCGACCGCTCTTTGGCTTAATGACGCGCTGGTGGCAAAGGGCTTGCGGCAGGCGCCTCCGAACAGCGCGGACTACCTCGTCAAGTGGGCTTATGCAACGCGTCCGCAAGCGGTGCGCCTGCGCGCCGAGTGCACCGGCGCCCCCGAAAGCGTATGCGACGACGTCGCGCCGCAAAAGGAATGGTTTGGGCGCAAGCACTACGTCCATGCGCTGACCATCCAGTTCGTCGAGCGGTCGAGCGGGGTGCTGAGTTACCAGGTAAACGCCACCCATGCGGATCGCGATCCTGCCGGCGGCGCGGCGCTGCACGCCCTCATGAGTTGTGCGTTCGCGGACTTTCCCATGCACAATGCCGAGCGGCGTGAGGTCGCGCATTGTGATTAA
- a CDS encoding MipA/OmpV family protein, which yields MTIGLTNAFADEQSATPAAPDASAAADTSTSGPWKVSIGPALMVSPKYPGSRAFQVLPLPSLDISYDDRIFSQGLDVLGINLLKGPAYHFGTAISFDFQSRNESDDPRLHGLGNVHYGPKLKVFADYSVSLLTGSVAAYQDIAGTGQGLLVSGDLVANMPLTSKLLVSVGPGVTWANAVYNRTLFGVSASQSAASGLPVYNTSSGIRDVHLNTYVSYDFSKKWVGSVSLTAGRLEHNAGHSPITEQRTELNFLAAVNYRFK from the coding sequence CTGACAATTGGCCTGACAAACGCATTCGCTGACGAGCAGAGCGCTACCCCCGCTGCTCCTGATGCCAGCGCCGCCGCCGATACCAGCACTTCCGGCCCATGGAAGGTCTCGATCGGCCCCGCGCTGATGGTGTCGCCGAAATACCCCGGTTCCCGTGCGTTCCAGGTGCTGCCGCTGCCATCGCTCGATATTTCCTACGACGACCGGATCTTCTCGCAAGGTCTCGATGTGCTCGGCATCAACCTCCTGAAAGGGCCGGCCTATCACTTCGGCACGGCAATCAGCTTCGATTTCCAATCGCGCAACGAGTCTGACGATCCGCGCCTTCACGGCCTGGGTAATGTGCATTACGGTCCCAAGCTGAAAGTGTTTGCGGATTATTCAGTGTCGCTGTTGACGGGCTCGGTCGCGGCTTATCAGGACATTGCGGGGACAGGGCAGGGTTTGCTCGTCAGCGGGGATCTGGTGGCGAATATGCCGCTTACTTCGAAGCTGCTGGTGTCGGTTGGGCCTGGCGTGACGTGGGCTAATGCCGTCTATAACCGGACACTGTTCGGCGTGTCGGCCAGTCAAAGCGCAGCGTCGGGTCTGCCGGTCTATAACACCAGTTCGGGCATCCGGGACGTTCACCTCAACACCTACGTCAGCTACGATTTTTCGAAGAAATGGGTAGGGTCCGTATCGCTCACGGCCGGACGGTTGGAGCACAACGCAGGGCATAGCCCAATCACCGAGCAACGAACTGAATTGAATTTTCTCGCTGCGGTGAATTATCGGTTCAAGTGA
- a CDS encoding acyltransferase family protein has protein sequence MSHWRERFIDGRAPNPGAGIIRASVEQTGRQALGEPKLDMVRLTSGCSAYDCTTEIRFNKSALPPMSDTVSPRRTHHAQSYRADVDGLRALAVIAVMFCHAGFAAFRGGFVGVDVFFTISGFVVTNSIVDDLNRNAFSFKEFYARRGKRLIPALYAMLAATFVFSLLFCVPEDTFRLGKNILAVATMTSNIFLAKQTGYFAPEATDQPLLHTWSLSVEEQFYIVLPLLLVGLYRTARRWTTPALATLAIASFAFAVLEAHRGSTGAYYFAQYRGFEFLVGSLLAIFEKRSAAGKAFIFDAAFTTGIALILAGVLGVSVASQFPGLGAIVPCAGALIVIYSGRRTRYAHALLSNRVAVFLGKISYPIYLWHWPMFFAFRRFGAQSVVALAAAMVATLGLAAVTYWVIERRAQRVSMGANKTLLAFIAVPLLAASIVAGIGKLTDGFLFAYPTRIQADVHWSGTALFDMPRAKDCWSKVGVTAATTCTLGDPGSSDKAILWGDSHAYHLIYFFDKLGKAKHIAVHDLALTLCPPIENEPLHAGDATYEDIHQQCVAHDREVMKYVMSNDDIKTVFMASAWQNYQNDATGENVQPSAHGFMPGQLERELGNTIGKLVAAGKRVVIVNDVPMIPNELINCTFYNHLFFPVQKRACEFDARIARDQHAPIKAMLDRLKGRYPQVAIMHTFDVPCSDGICKLDFDGLPIYRYNDYHHLSLAGSSLYFGKYVEKHPGEVGEIFGDGDGKMQAGNGNVAVTKVSAQ, from the coding sequence ATGTCACATTGGCGCGAACGGTTTATCGATGGCCGCGCACCGAATCCCGGAGCGGGTATCATTCGGGCCAGCGTCGAGCAGACCGGTCGCCAGGCCCTCGGTGAGCCCAAGCTAGATATGGTGCGGCTGACGAGCGGCTGCTCCGCTTATGACTGCACGACCGAAATTCGATTCAACAAATCCGCCCTTCCGCCTATGAGTGACACTGTTTCTCCTCGCCGTACCCATCATGCACAAAGTTATCGTGCGGACGTGGATGGACTTCGCGCTTTGGCGGTCATCGCCGTCATGTTCTGCCACGCTGGTTTCGCGGCGTTTCGCGGCGGATTTGTCGGAGTAGATGTCTTCTTCACGATTTCGGGTTTTGTCGTTACCAATTCGATAGTTGATGATCTGAATCGGAACGCGTTCTCGTTCAAAGAGTTTTATGCCCGTCGCGGGAAGCGACTGATTCCAGCGCTTTATGCGATGCTGGCGGCGACCTTCGTATTCAGCCTGCTGTTTTGCGTGCCTGAAGACACGTTTCGGCTCGGAAAAAATATCCTTGCTGTCGCGACCATGACGTCCAATATCTTCTTGGCCAAGCAAACGGGATACTTTGCTCCTGAGGCAACCGACCAACCGCTCCTGCACACGTGGTCGCTGTCGGTTGAAGAGCAGTTCTATATTGTGTTGCCGCTACTCCTGGTCGGTCTCTATCGTACGGCGAGAAGATGGACGACTCCTGCTCTTGCAACGCTTGCGATCGCTTCCTTCGCATTCGCTGTGCTGGAGGCGCATCGCGGCTCCACCGGCGCGTACTACTTTGCTCAGTATCGCGGTTTTGAGTTTCTGGTCGGCTCTCTTCTGGCCATATTCGAAAAAAGGAGCGCAGCGGGGAAAGCGTTCATCTTCGATGCCGCGTTCACTACGGGTATAGCGCTGATACTGGCCGGTGTATTGGGCGTTAGCGTGGCGTCGCAGTTTCCGGGTCTCGGCGCAATCGTACCTTGCGCGGGAGCGCTGATCGTTATCTACAGTGGGCGGCGCACTCGATACGCTCATGCTCTCCTGTCGAATCGCGTTGCTGTTTTCCTTGGCAAGATCTCGTATCCAATCTACCTTTGGCACTGGCCGATGTTTTTTGCCTTCAGGCGATTTGGTGCGCAGAGCGTGGTGGCTCTTGCGGCGGCAATGGTCGCCACGTTGGGACTCGCGGCCGTCACCTATTGGGTAATCGAGCGTCGAGCGCAACGCGTGTCAATGGGCGCTAATAAGACACTGCTGGCCTTCATTGCTGTCCCTCTTCTTGCGGCTAGCATTGTCGCGGGCATCGGCAAGCTCACAGACGGCTTCTTGTTCGCTTATCCCACCAGGATTCAAGCAGATGTCCACTGGTCAGGCACCGCGCTTTTTGACATGCCGCGAGCCAAGGATTGTTGGTCGAAGGTGGGGGTGACCGCCGCAACCACGTGCACGCTGGGCGATCCGGGGTCCTCCGATAAGGCGATCCTTTGGGGAGACTCGCATGCGTATCATTTGATTTACTTCTTCGATAAATTAGGAAAGGCAAAGCACATCGCGGTCCACGACCTGGCGTTGACGCTTTGTCCGCCGATCGAGAATGAACCGTTGCACGCGGGCGATGCGACCTACGAGGACATTCATCAACAATGCGTCGCTCACGACCGCGAGGTTATGAAATATGTGATGTCCAACGATGACATCAAAACCGTGTTCATGGCGTCCGCGTGGCAAAACTATCAAAACGATGCCACCGGGGAAAATGTGCAGCCGAGTGCGCACGGATTCATGCCGGGCCAGTTGGAAAGGGAGTTGGGCAACACAATAGGGAAGCTCGTCGCAGCGGGAAAGCGCGTGGTGATAGTGAACGACGTGCCAATGATCCCGAACGAGTTGATCAACTGCACGTTCTACAACCACTTGTTCTTCCCGGTTCAAAAGCGTGCGTGCGAATTCGATGCCCGCATTGCCCGAGATCAGCACGCGCCGATCAAGGCAATGCTAGACAGACTGAAGGGCCGATATCCGCAGGTCGCGATCATGCATACGTTCGATGTTCCGTGCAGTGACGGGATATGCAAACTCGACTTTGACGGTCTGCCTATCTATCGCTACAACGACTATCACCATCTAAGCCTCGCCGGGAGCTCGTTATATTTCGGAAAGTACGTTGAAAAACATCCGGGCGAGGTAGGCGAGATATTCGGCGATGGCGACGGAAAGATGCAAGCGGGCAATGGGAACGTCGCAGTTACCAAAGTGAGCGCCCAGTAG
- a CDS encoding cupin domain-containing protein, producing the protein MSARQEAKFTFTDSNTAPWQDSKLADGVTVKNLGKANGRAMQLVRFEPGAVFPTHIHGGPEFIFMLEGEAIQNGQVLSAGWAGVAETGTADESFRSSKGCLFLLCYSV; encoded by the coding sequence ATGAGTGCGCGACAAGAAGCGAAGTTCACCTTCACCGATAGCAACACCGCCCCATGGCAGGACTCGAAACTGGCAGATGGCGTAACGGTGAAGAACCTTGGCAAGGCAAACGGGCGCGCCATGCAACTGGTGCGCTTCGAGCCCGGCGCCGTCTTTCCCACTCATATCCACGGCGGACCGGAGTTCATCTTCATGCTGGAAGGGGAAGCCATTCAAAACGGCCAGGTTTTGAGCGCTGGCTGGGCAGGTGTCGCAGAAACAGGTACCGCCGATGAGTCGTTCCGCAGCAGTAAGGGTTGCCTGTTTCTGCTCTGTTACTCTGTATAA
- a CDS encoding DsbA family oxidoreductase → MKQPIRIDFISDIACPWCAVGLSSLQLALSRFGDAVDTELVMHPFELNPQMDEEGEDLVEHIGKKYGRTPQQIAQAQADLRQRGADVGFTFGPRTRIYGTFDAHRLMHWAGIKGKQVQLKQALLQAYHGEGKATSNRDVLVEAAESVGLDGAEARSVLQGGDYANEVRAEEEKYQAMGIHSVPSIIFNNRYLLTGAQPVETFEKAIQQILDEA, encoded by the coding sequence ATGAAACAACCCATCAGAATCGATTTCATCTCCGACATAGCGTGCCCGTGGTGCGCTGTCGGTCTATCGTCGCTGCAACTTGCGCTGTCACGGTTTGGCGATGCCGTCGACACCGAGTTAGTCATGCATCCCTTCGAACTGAATCCGCAGATGGACGAGGAAGGTGAAGACCTTGTCGAACATATTGGAAAGAAATACGGGCGCACTCCGCAACAGATAGCCCAGGCGCAGGCTGATCTCCGGCAACGCGGCGCGGATGTTGGCTTCACCTTCGGCCCGCGCACACGCATCTATGGCACCTTCGATGCACACCGCTTGATGCATTGGGCGGGTATCAAAGGCAAACAGGTACAGCTTAAGCAGGCGCTGCTGCAGGCTTATCATGGCGAGGGCAAGGCCACGAGCAACCGTGATGTTCTGGTCGAAGCGGCGGAATCTGTGGGGCTTGACGGAGCTGAGGCGCGCTCGGTTCTGCAAGGAGGGGACTATGCGAATGAGGTTCGTGCGGAAGAAGAGAAATACCAGGCAATGGGCATTCATTCGGTGCCGTCGATCATCTTTAATAACCGCTACCTGCTGACTGGCGCACAACCCGTCGAAACGTTCGAGAAAGCCATTCAACAGATCCTGGACGAAGCGTAA
- a CDS encoding PaaI family thioesterase — MSLIDETGAGLDGLAQLRALMSSGRKPGILESLNFDFVEVDAGRAVFAGIPGDHAYNPIGTVHGGYAATLLDSACGCAVHSRLTAAQAYTTLELKIAYHKAVTRDSGLLRAEGRVISIGRRAAFAEATLTDATGRLYASATSTLLVFER, encoded by the coding sequence ATGAGCCTTATCGATGAAACCGGCGCGGGTCTCGACGGCCTCGCGCAGTTGCGGGCGTTGATGTCGTCGGGGCGCAAGCCCGGGATTCTGGAGTCGCTGAATTTCGATTTCGTTGAAGTCGATGCCGGCCGCGCGGTCTTCGCTGGCATACCGGGCGATCACGCGTATAACCCGATCGGCACGGTTCATGGCGGCTATGCCGCCACGCTGCTGGATTCGGCATGCGGTTGCGCGGTCCATTCGCGGCTCACGGCCGCGCAGGCGTACACCACGCTGGAGTTAAAGATCGCGTATCACAAAGCGGTCACGCGCGACTCCGGATTGCTGCGCGCCGAGGGCCGCGTGATCTCGATCGGCCGCCGCGCCGCATTTGCTGAAGCCACACTGACCGATGCTACCGGGCGTTTGTATGCATCGGCGACGTCGACGTTGCTGGTGTTCGAACGCTGA
- a CDS encoding MFS transporter — MSIPTVSGLDVQPRAALSQRKQSRVRLVTAAAVGNALEFYDFTVYGFFALLIGKLFFPVHDPVGQLLLAVASFGVGFFTRPVGGLVIGMYADRAGRKKAMVLTLGLMAVGTAMIAVAPTYGQAGFVGPVILVIARLIQGFSAGGEVGASTTLLPEQAPPNRRGLYASWQFASQGLAALAGALTGVALTASLSTAQLESWGWRVPFLIGTLIVPVGWWLRKTLEEEPMHTPKQKAPKLPLLDVLRDHRRAVLTGLGLTIAGTSAHFIIVFYLSIYAVKTLGLPPGIAMLSGCVSGAIIFLLVPVGGYLTDRFGRNTLAQGSRIVLLLAIYPAFVALNRWPTTSTLLTVVTLLSSVHAINIGGVGAMLGELFPRSVRATGGAVVYSLGVAIFGGFAQFFVTSLIVATGSVLAPAWYVIGCGLLGVIAVAFMDEKSQKALD, encoded by the coding sequence ATGAGCATTCCGACCGTATCAGGCCTCGACGTTCAGCCGCGCGCTGCGCTAAGTCAGCGCAAACAAAGCCGCGTGCGGCTCGTCACCGCGGCAGCCGTGGGTAATGCACTCGAATTCTACGACTTCACTGTCTATGGATTCTTCGCATTGCTAATCGGCAAGCTTTTCTTTCCCGTGCATGATCCGGTCGGGCAGTTGCTGCTTGCCGTCGCGAGTTTCGGTGTGGGCTTTTTCACGCGGCCCGTGGGCGGCCTTGTAATCGGCATGTACGCGGATCGCGCCGGACGCAAGAAGGCGATGGTGCTCACGCTCGGGCTAATGGCAGTCGGCACGGCAATGATCGCTGTTGCGCCGACCTACGGACAAGCGGGGTTCGTAGGACCTGTCATCCTGGTGATCGCGCGGCTGATTCAGGGGTTTTCGGCGGGCGGTGAAGTGGGCGCATCGACTACGCTTCTGCCTGAACAAGCGCCGCCGAACCGGCGCGGCTTGTATGCGTCGTGGCAATTTGCAAGCCAAGGGCTTGCAGCGCTTGCAGGCGCGTTGACCGGCGTCGCATTGACGGCCTCGCTTTCGACCGCACAACTCGAAAGCTGGGGATGGCGCGTGCCGTTCCTGATTGGCACGCTGATCGTGCCGGTCGGCTGGTGGTTGCGCAAGACGCTCGAAGAAGAGCCCATGCACACGCCCAAGCAAAAAGCCCCGAAGCTGCCTCTGCTTGATGTACTCCGCGATCACCGGCGTGCCGTGCTGACGGGTCTGGGATTGACGATTGCCGGGACATCGGCGCATTTCATCATCGTGTTCTATCTGTCGATCTACGCCGTCAAGACGCTCGGCCTGCCGCCAGGCATTGCGATGCTGTCAGGCTGTGTATCGGGCGCGATCATCTTTCTGCTCGTACCGGTTGGCGGATACCTGACTGACCGCTTCGGACGCAACACGCTCGCGCAAGGCTCGCGCATCGTGCTGCTGCTCGCGATCTATCCGGCCTTCGTTGCATTGAACCGATGGCCTACGACCAGCACGCTGCTCACGGTCGTCACGCTTCTTTCGTCGGTGCACGCGATCAACATTGGCGGCGTGGGCGCCATGCTCGGCGAGCTCTTTCCTCGCTCGGTGCGCGCTACGGGCGGCGCCGTGGTCTATAGCCTGGGCGTGGCGATCTTTGGCGGCTTCGCGCAATTCTTCGTGACCTCGCTGATCGTGGCGACCGGCAGTGTGCTCGCGCCCGCATGGTATGTGATCGGCTGCGGTCTGCTGGGGGTGATCGCCGTCGCATTCATGGATGAAAAGTCGCAGAAGGCGCTGGATTGA
- a CDS encoding M20 aminoacylase family protein encodes MLSVDPVIPGIAAIAPDLIAVRRQIHANPELAFQERATSDLVASLLTQWGYEVTRGLGKTGVVGVLKMGEGSRRIGLRADMDALPIEEATALPYSSAVPKTMHACGHDGHTAMLLCAARYLAESRQFSGTLTLIFQPAEESYGGARAMIEDGLFEQFPCDAVFGLHNMPGYETGGMNFCTGPAMASADRATIVLRGLGGHGALPHLSRDPMPAVAGIILALQSIVAREIDSQKSAVISVGSVKAGDTFNVIPQTAEMKLSIRALDPTVRDLLRQRITALVHAQAASFGVEAEIDYEWGYPVLVNHAEPTAFAAEVAQKMLGTQRVDTQAHPLMGSEDFAFMAEVVPGAYAWIGNGVEGKGSCMVHNPGYDFNDDILAIGASYWVRLTEAYLAD; translated from the coding sequence ATGCTGTCAGTCGATCCCGTCATTCCCGGAATAGCAGCCATTGCACCGGATCTCATCGCGGTGCGGCGCCAGATCCACGCAAATCCGGAACTCGCGTTTCAGGAGCGGGCGACCAGCGACCTCGTCGCCAGCCTGCTCACGCAATGGGGCTACGAAGTGACGCGCGGCCTCGGCAAAACGGGCGTGGTCGGTGTGCTGAAAATGGGCGAAGGCAGCCGTCGCATTGGCTTGCGTGCCGACATGGACGCGCTGCCTATCGAAGAGGCGACCGCCCTTCCCTACTCCAGCGCCGTACCGAAGACCATGCACGCCTGCGGTCATGACGGCCACACTGCGATGCTCCTCTGCGCGGCACGCTACCTCGCGGAAAGCCGGCAATTCTCCGGCACGCTGACGCTGATCTTTCAACCGGCCGAAGAAAGCTACGGCGGCGCACGCGCGATGATTGAAGACGGTCTCTTCGAACAGTTTCCGTGCGACGCCGTGTTCGGCCTGCACAATATGCCGGGCTACGAAACCGGCGGCATGAACTTCTGCACCGGGCCCGCAATGGCCTCAGCCGACCGCGCCACGATCGTGCTTCGCGGGTTGGGCGGGCACGGCGCGCTGCCACACCTGTCGCGCGACCCCATGCCAGCGGTGGCGGGCATTATCCTCGCGCTGCAGAGCATTGTGGCCCGGGAAATCGATTCGCAGAAGTCAGCGGTGATCTCGGTGGGCAGCGTCAAGGCCGGCGATACCTTCAACGTGATTCCGCAGACCGCCGAGATGAAACTGTCGATCCGCGCGCTCGATCCAACGGTGCGCGATCTCTTGCGCCAACGCATCACGGCGCTCGTCCATGCGCAGGCGGCGTCGTTCGGGGTGGAGGCCGAGATTGACTATGAATGGGGTTATCCCGTGCTCGTCAATCATGCCGAACCGACTGCATTCGCTGCCGAAGTCGCTCAGAAGATGCTCGGTACGCAACGTGTGGATACCCAGGCGCATCCGCTCATGGGCAGCGAGGACTTCGCATTCATGGCCGAAGTCGTGCCGGGTGCATATGCGTGGATCGGCAACGGCGTCGAAGGCAAGGGAAGCTGCATGGTCCACAACCCCGGCTACGACTTCAATGACGACATTCTTGCCATCGGCGCGAGCTACTGGGTGCGCCTGACCGAAGCGTATCTCGCCGACTGA